One genomic segment of Ipomoea triloba cultivar NCNSP0323 chromosome 9, ASM357664v1 includes these proteins:
- the LOC116029629 gene encoding uncharacterized protein LOC116029629 codes for MVMIVNNTMKPPGGEPIWSWYSRAEQLDYLKGFLKPIAFEKGETAKAKDPEDIIVLSDTEDDINPENVTVEKPLPLVSVKQEPIDDEHEKLPVPEKNLPMPDNVNLESAVVYGPHQLEPPASLFTKLNLFNIMDEHRRSTSLTNRLSISLNIPQSTKPTQDKTLSLPSPQTTQAEIPEHQNPENPLPIQSENSHTDETRSEPQSEPNPETTPTIPIDDSPLDFEFETGNLPELQVAEQTNEEDNLPLSQVKKNQAKAKGKKKIQEEHVDKNPVAIIQVFPAPVTRRKTRSSTAQQEKETPSPTRKTKRTQPTAEQPAPVETTTSKKRKKITTQTQQPESQPDVSTVTPLEVITPQFLSDEYAARWDSTNKRKILSERYLDVEKFKSQCQLMPVFEKLNLVKSVTTQTSYRPIAIKEFYANLLKTTKEAGSHVYGRVWLRGEEYNFDTRTINLYLGIDASDIEDLVIGANTITKVITGGTYSYWPAETNMLPAKSLTTKYAILHKLAMTNWMPNEHRGGLNFLMATLIYKIGKGIPVDLGDIIFKHVASFRKPESKESKVKLPFPCTIYGVLRSQGFKPEPNEPMEAPQVRTIDARLKQGSHVLDIFPEHASSSAPALNLDVPFTSKLTAQHLDKSIRDLNTIIQILVEKRTIEMQLREQLRLRDQEMTAAVAETPTDPSTAPEAESTADSQDDESSESE; via the exons ATGGTTATGATAGTCAACAACACGATGAAACCTCCAGGAGGAGAACCAATCTGGTCGTGGTACTCAAGAGCAGAGCAACTAGACTACCTGAAAGGGTTCCTCAAACCAATTGCATTCGAGAAAGGAGAAACAGCTAAGGCCAAAGATCCTGAG gATATAATTGTTCTATCAGATACTGAGGATGATATTAACCCAGAAAATGTCACTGTAGAAAAACCTTTGCCCTTAGTGTCTGTAAAACAAGAACCAATAGATGATGAACATGAAAAATTGCCTGTTCCTGAGAAAAATCTACCTATGCCTGATAATGTCAACCTAGAATCAGCTGTAGTATATGGTCCTCATCAACTTGAACCTCCTGCTTCCCTTTTCACCAAACTAAACTTGTTTAACATCATGGATGAACACAGAAGATCAACCTCTCTCACAAATAGACTGTCTATTTCACTGAATATCCCACAAAGTACAAAACCCACACAAGATAAAACTCTGTCCTTGCCATCACCACAAACCACACAAGCAGAAATCCCTGAACATCAAAATCCTGAAAATCCTCTCCCCATTCAGTCAGAAAACTCTCATACTGATGAAACTAGGTCTGAACCTCAATCTGAACCAAATCCTGAAACAACACCTACCATCCCCATTGATGATTCTCCACTAGATTTTGAGTTTGAAACAGGAAATCTTCCAGAATTACAAGTTGCAGAACAAACTAATGAAGAAGACAATCTGCCTTTGTCTCAAGTGAAGAAGAACCAAGCAAAAgcaaaaggaaagaagaagattCAAGAAGAACATGTGGACAAAAATCCTGTGGCAATAATTCAAGTCTTTCCCGCTCCTGTCACCAGGCGAAAAACCAGGTCATCCACAGCACAACAGGAGAAGGAAACCCCCTCACCAACACGAAAAACCAAGAGAACACAGCCAACTGCTGAACAACCTGCCCCTGTGGAAACCACTACTagtaagaagagaaagaagatcACCACTCAAACTCAGCAACCTGAAAGCCAGCCGGATGTCTCTACCGTAACACCCCTTGAAGTAATCACCCCTCAATTCCTATCTGATGAGTATGCTGCAAGGTGGGACTCaacaaacaaaaggaaaatcctGAGCGAAAGGTATCTTGATGTTGAAAAGTTCAAGTCTCAGTGCCAACTAATGCCAGTGTTTGAGAAGCTAAATCTTGTCAAGTCTGTAACAACTCAGACTAGCTATCGACCTATTGCCATCAAGGAATTTTATGCAAACCTTCTGAAGACTACCAAGGAGGCCGGCTCACATGTCTACGGACGTGTTTGGCTGAGAGGAGAGGAATACAATTTTGACACACGTACCATCAATCTGTATCTGGGCATAGATGCAAGTGACATTGAAGACCTTGTTATTGGTGCAAATACCATCACAAAAGTCATTACAGGAGGAACCTACAGCTACTGGCCTGCTGAAACCAACATGTTACCAGCAAAATCTCTCACAACAAAGTATGCTATTCTGCACAAACTAGCCATGACAAATTGGATGCCGAATGAACACCGAGGAGGCTTAAACTTTCTTATGGCCACCCTGATCTACAAGATAGGCAAAGGTATTCCCGTTGATTTAGGTGACATTATCTTCAAACATGTGGCATCCTTCAGAAAACCAGAGTCTAAGGAGAGCAAGGTAAAGCTGCCTTTCCCCTGCACAATTTATGGAGTTCTACGCTCACAAGGTTTCAAACCAGAACCAAATGAACCTATGGAAGCACCACAAGTCAGAACAATTGATGCCAGACTGAAACAAGGAAGTCATGTGCTTGATATCTTTCCAGAACATGCAAGTAGCTCAGCCCCAGCTCTGAACCTTGATGTACCATTTACCAGCAAACTCACAGCACAGCACCTCGACAAAAGCATCAGAGATCTTAACACAATCATCCAGATACTTGTTGAAAAGAGAACAATTGAGATGCAATTGAGAGAACAATTGAGATTGAGAGACCAAGAGATGACTGCTGCTGTTGCTGAAACACCCACTGATCCATCTACTGCACCTGAAGCTGAATCCACTGCAGACAGCCAGGACGATGAGTCTTCAGAATCTGAATGA